The following coding sequences lie in one Lolium perenne isolate Kyuss_39 chromosome 2, Kyuss_2.0, whole genome shotgun sequence genomic window:
- the LOC127335547 gene encoding BTB/POZ and MATH domain-containing protein 1 has product MAASHTPMERMASRSTAATARATLALEIVGYSLHKGMGATESIQSAPFSVGGYEWCIRCYLDGINERKEEKDYIPVFVHLLSRPAKVRALYDMRLVNKASGLSSPVASCLKSPTVFSTIDGWKKSVAGGLVVRSELEGSALLQDDCLVIECDLTVIKKPLLAHTVEVQMPPPNLSDNLGNLLNTGEEADVTFEVKREVFPAHKIVLAMRSPVFKAELYGPMGDKTSQKITVEDMQPAVFKALLHFIYTDSLPSMEDVQVDDGDGDENKEMVMHLLVAADRYALERLKLMCEGILCKSLDVESVATMLALADQHQCSRLKDACVEFVASSNRMDDVVATQGYAHLKRSCPAVLLDIYERVTKSRKT; this is encoded by the coding sequence ATGGCAGCATCCCACACGCCAATGGAAAGAATGGCGTCGAGATCCACCGCAGCGACGGCGCGGGCTACGCTCGCACTCGAGATCGTTGGGTACAGCCTGCATAAGGGCATGGGCGCCACCGAGTCCATCCAGTCCGCCCCCTTCTCCGTTGGCGGGTACGAATGGTGCATCCGCTGCTACCTTGACGGAATCAACGAACGCAAGGAGGAAAAGGACTACATCCCAGTCTTCGTCCACCTCCTGAGCAGGCCTGCTAAGGTGAGGGCGCTCTACGACATGAGATTGGTCAACAAGGCCAGTGGGCTGTCGTCGCCGGTGGCCTCCTGCTTGAAATCTCCCACGGTGTTTAGTACTATCGATGGCTGGAAGAAGTCGGTTGCTGGGGGGCTCGTGGTGAGAAGCGAGCTCGAGGGGTCTGCGTTACTCCAGGATGACTGCCTCGTCATTGAGTGTGACCTCACTGTGATCAAGAAACCACTTCTTGCACACACCGTGGAGGTCCAGATGCCACCACCAAACTTGTCTGATAACCTTGGAAATTTGCTAAATACAGGGGAGGAAGCAGATGTGACATTTGAGGTTAAAAGGGAGGTTTTCCCTGCGCACAAGATTGTGCTCGCTATGCGGTCGCCGGTCTTCAAGGCAGAGCTCTATGGACCGATGGGAGACAAGACGAGCCAGAAGATAACTGTCGAAGATATGCAGCCTGCTGTTTTCAAGGCATTGCTTCACTTCATCTACACAGATTCGTTGCCTTCCATGGAAGATGTTCAggttgatgatggtgatggcgatgagaaCAAAGAAATGGTTATGCACTTACTAGTGGCTGCTGATCGGTATGCACTGGAAAGGCTGAAGTTGATGTGTGAAGGCATCCTTTGCAAAAGTCTTGATGTCGAATCTGTTGCGACCATGTTAGCTCTAGCTGACCAGCATCAGTGCAGCAGGCTCAAAGATGCTTGTGTTGAATTTGTCGCCTCTTCAAACAGAATGGATGATGTGGTGGCAACCCAAGGGTATGCGCACCTGAAAAGATCATGCCCTGCTGTCTTACTAGATATCTATGAGAGAGTAACGAAGTCCCGCAAAACCTAG